Proteins found in one Miscanthus floridulus cultivar M001 chromosome 4, ASM1932011v1, whole genome shotgun sequence genomic segment:
- the LOC136550948 gene encoding large ribosomal subunit protein eL15z-like has translation MGAYKYVSELWRRKQSDVMRFVQRVRCWEYRQQPAIVRLTRPTRPDKARRLGYKAKQGYVVYRVRVRRGGRKRPVPKGIVYGKPKHQGITQLKFQRNKRSVAEERAGRKLGGLRVLNSYWLNEDSTYKYFEIILVDVAHKAIKTDPRINWLCNPVHKHRELRGLTSAGKKFRGLRGKGHTHHKNRPSRRATWKRNQTLSLRRYR, from the exons atgg GGGCATACAAGTACGTGTCGGAGCTATGGAGGAGGAAACAGTCGGACGTGATGCGTTTCGTGCAGCGCGTGCGCTGCTGGGAGTACAGGCAGCAGCCGGCCATCGTCCGCCTCACCAGGCCCACCCGCCCTGACAAGGCCCGCCGCCTCGGCTACAAGGCCAAGCAG GGTTATGTTGTCTACCGTGTCCGTGTGAGGCGTGGTGGCAGGAAGAGGCCTGTGCCTAAGGGTATTGTATATGGCAAGCCCAAACACCAGGGTATCACCCAGCTCAAGTTCCAGAGGAACAAGAGGTCTGTAGCTGAGGAGAGAGCCGGACGCAAGCTTGGTGGTTTGAGGGTTCTTAACTCCTACTGGTTGAATGAG GATAGTACCTACAAGTACTTTGAGATCATCCTTGTGGATGTTGCCCACAAAGCCATCAAAACCGACCCAAGGATCAACTGGCTATGCAACCCTGTCCACAAGCACCGTGAGCTTCGTGGCCTCACCTCCGCAGGCAAGAAGTTCCGTGGCCTGCGCGGCAAGGGCCACACCCACCACAAGAACAGGCCCTCCAGGAGAGCCACCTGGAAGCGCAACCAGACCCTCTCCCTCCGCCGCTACCGCTGA